A window of Salmo trutta chromosome 31, fSalTru1.1, whole genome shotgun sequence contains these coding sequences:
- the LOC115169468 gene encoding caspase-8 produces the protein MQTLRENKTLIIEILAAEPDFILQHVQQANIVNLREYNNLSVAGHPPETIIINLLDKVMNKGPAKCLDFVALLQQPKIIDTYSRMDEVFNNLTAPSDHTFSTGTRGPYTTPSTDTTGQAVGMSSEVCQYRMTSLPRGHCLIINNVHFNELGERKGSDKDVEQLQEVFQWLGFKVTVLLDQTAVQAREELKRFGGETHGDAFVCCVLSHGDNGVIYGTDDEPISTNDLFSPFKGTLIGKPKAFFIQACRGKDIQAGVQLEADVNPGPQIYIPADADFLVAMATVEDHCSFRDPTSGSWFIQTLCKQLKQGCPRGDDILTILTQVNRDVSQKDVRYWDKKAREHKQAKQMPEPKYTLTKRLVFTVPPQ, from the exons ATGCAGACGTTGAGAGAGAATAAGACTTTGATTATAGAGATCCTGGCTGCGGAACCTGACTTCATCCTTCAGCATGTGCAGCAGGCGAACATAGTGAATCTGCGTGAATACAACAACCTAAGCGTCGCTGGTCATCCCCCAGAGACCATTATCATCAATCTTCTGGATAAAGTGATGAACAAAGGACCGGCCAAATGCCTTGACTTTGTGGCCCTGTTGCAGCAACCAAAAATCATAGATACCTACTCTAGAATGGATGAAGTATTCAACAACCTCACAGCACCCAGTGACCACACCTTCAGCACAGGAACCAGAGGCCCGTACACAACCCCCAGTACAG ATACTACTGGCCAGGCGGTTGGAATGAGCAGTGAG GTCTGTCAATACCGAATGACCAGCCTGCCACGTGGTCATTGTTTAATCATCAACAATGTGCACTTTAATGAACTGGGGGAAAGAAAGGGATCAGACAAAGATGTTG aacaactacaggaagtgttccAGTGGCTCGGTTTTAAGGTGACTGTactcctggaccagacagcagTGCAGGCCCGTGAGGAATTGAAGAGGTTTGGTGGCGAGACGCATGGTGACGCCTTTGTCTGCTGCGTACTGAGTCATGGTGACAACGGAGTTATCTATGGCACAGACGATGAACCCATCTCCACCAATGACCTCTTCTCACCCTTCAAAGGCACCCTCATTGGCAAGCCCAAGGCCTTCTTCATCCAGGCATGTAGGGGGAAAGATATCCAAGCTGGAGTGCAGTTGGAGGCAGACGTAAATCCAGGTCCCCAGATCTACATTCCAGCTGATGCCGATTTCCTGGTTGCCATGGCCACTGTTGAAGACCACTGCTCGTTCAGAGACCCAACCAGTGGATCCTGGTTCATCCAGACTCTGTGCAAACAGCTCAAACAGGGCTGTCCCAG AGGTGATGACATCCTGACCATCCTAACACAGGTCAATAGAGACGTGAGCCAGAAGGATGTCCGATACTGGGATAAGAAGGCCAGGGAACACAAGCAGGCCAAGCAGATGCCCGAGCCCAAGTACACGCTGACGAAGAGGCTGGTGTTCACAGTGCCGCCCCAATGA
- the casp8 gene encoding caspase-8 — MDLRLLSRIDEELDSSEVAALCFLCTDVLKRKRLETVEDGRGLFLRLQEKGLLEDHYFLSQLLSVIGRLDLLRLLETDSRQPAHTQTDACPALSQYRRMLYKVSEDVTKENLTKMKFLLSDKLPRGRLDLCTTALEVLCEMERQELLTEDRLDELQRILEECDTQLANTVRQHREARGSVSRQEYSVQPIGNQEQQLSFPQSLQSLSISETRPNLERGQRIRLYSDAMTEPQPGSGPDQVTTSTMPSWKTSEMEHYSMTCNPRGTCLIINNHHFMGFSGLTDRPGTEQDEKALHNVFSRLGFKVEVCSDLTEKTMLGAVEALGGRSHIHADALVVCVLSHGEKGCVLGTDGVEVPIRSLTQPFTSEQCPSLMGKPKLFFIQACQGKGFQQGAVFLPSIRQREGQGRYEADAGAIESIPWDADFLIGMATVEECKSFRNTKEGSIYIQELCKQLEWGADRGEDILSVLTRVNREVSRGVYRDSKQMPEPKYTLTKKLFLPYF, encoded by the exons ATGGACCTGCGCCTGCTGTCCCGTATCGATGAGGAGCTGGACTCCTCTGAGGTGGCTGCCCTGTGCTTCCTGTGCACAGATGTGCTCAAAAGGAAACGCCTGGAGACG GTGGAGGATGGGCGTGGCCTGTTCCTGAGGCTGCAGGAGAAAGGCCTGCTGGAGGACCACTACTTCCTGTCCCAACTCCTCTCTGTCATTGGTCGACTGGACCTTCTCCGCCTCCtggagacagacagcagacagccgGCCCACACCCAGACAGACGCATGCCCTGCCCTCTCACAGTACAG gAGGATGTTGTATAAGGTCTCAGAAGATGTAACTAAGGAGAATCTCACTAAGATGAAGTTTTTGCTGAGCGACAAACTGCCCAGAGGACGACTGGATCTCTGCACT ACGGCCCTGGAGGTGCTGTGTGAGATGGAGAGGCAGGAGCTGCTGACAGAGGACAGACTGGATGAGCTACAGAGGATACTGGAGGAGTGTGACACACAGCTGGCCAACACAGTACGGCAGCATAGAGAAG CAAGGGGCAGTGTGTCACGGCAGGAGTACTCTGTTCAGCCAATCGGCAACCAGGAACAGCAACTCAGCTTCCCTCAGTCACTACAGAGCCTGTCTATATCAGAGACACGGCCCAACC TTGAACGTGGGCAACGCATAAGGTTGTACTCCGATGCAATGACGGAACCTCAGCCTGGGTCTGGGCCTGACCAGGTGACCACTTCAACGATGCCATCCTGGAAGACCTCTGAG ATGGAGCACTATTCCATGACTTGTAATCCTCGGGGGACGTGCTTAATCATCAATAACCACCACTTCATGGGATTTTCAGGTCTGACAGACAGACCAGGAACTGAGCAGGACGAGA aggcTCTGCATAATGTGTTCTCCAGGTTGGGGTTTAAAGTGGAAGTGTGTAGCGACCTGACAGAGAAGACCATGTTGGGGGCGGTAGAGGCGCTTGGAGGGCGGAGTCACATACATGCAGATGCTCTG GTGGTGTGTGTGCTGTCCCATGGGGAAAAGGGTTGTGTGCTTGGGACAGATGGGGTGGAGGTGCCCATTCGCTCCCTCACACAACCCTTCACCAGCGAGCAGTGCCCTTCTCTGATGGGCAAACCCAAACTGTTCTTCATCCAGGCCTGCCAGGGGAAGGGCTTCCAGCAAGGGGCCGTATTCCTCCCCTCcataaggcagagagagggacaggggcgGTATGAGGCAGACGCAGGCGCCATCGAGTCCATCCCCTGGGATGCAGACTTCCTGATTGGTATGGCAACAGTGGAGGAGTGCAAGTCATTCCGAAACACTAAGGAAGGTTCCATCTACATCCAGGAGCTCTGCAAACAGCTGGAGTGGGGAGCGGACAG AGGGGAGGATATTCTGTCGGTGCTGACGCGTGTGAATCGTGAGGTCAGCAGAGGGGTGTATAGAGACTCCAAACAGATGCCCGAGCCCAAGTACACCCTCACCAAGAAACTCTTCCTCCCCTACTTCTGA